The following proteins come from a genomic window of Candidatus Eremiobacteraceae bacterium:
- a CDS encoding N-acetylmuramoyl-L-alanine amidase codes for MSSFPPRAARGVRGVVCVLVFAGAMCASAPSSASASPAEIVVRYPAPGQEIGAFDKSFAIGSAPPGSVVTVNGIRAITAPDGGWSAFVPLHPGRFVFRVRASNGTWSSEVDRSVVVDDGTIAPFPSTTTIVQPGESIRLAISAPDGADVTADGPGFANVTLEPDASAGTRAYVADVRVGLRTAGPAHVVYHIAIAIDGSDVVSAGTLTIASSRVVYVGEVIPYSPDPESGYRPYAMLSPSLYADTDIVVPVHTQLAVTGRFGNYVRVAAPGLPAHFVDRRSLVALPDATSVPVAAITSVQRSEDLRATTIVMHLQGARPAFRVVEEDGAKGRIDLFGASPRSFSFRLPQHAFWGYTSRWSGDDLILTFRKPPPFAEPPHAALRGLRIVVDPGHSPDSGAVGPIGTVERDINLDVASRLAARLRALGADVTMTRTTDAPVILYDRPALAERLDADVLISVHQNAPPDGTDPSKEHGYSVYYFQPHSLALAESIHQAYHDEIGIPDEGLHSGDLALVRPSAMPAVLTESAFITWPWEEMMLRDASFREKLAKAMAGGMERWAERMRDLESRR; via the coding sequence TTGAGTTCATTCCCTCCGCGCGCGGCGCGTGGCGTACGCGGCGTCGTCTGCGTGCTCGTCTTCGCCGGCGCGATGTGCGCGAGCGCACCCTCATCCGCATCGGCGTCACCTGCCGAGATCGTCGTGCGTTATCCCGCGCCAGGTCAGGAGATCGGTGCATTCGACAAGTCGTTCGCGATAGGCAGCGCACCGCCAGGATCCGTCGTCACGGTCAACGGCATTCGCGCGATCACCGCGCCCGATGGCGGATGGAGCGCATTCGTGCCGCTGCATCCGGGCCGCTTCGTTTTCCGCGTCCGTGCGAGCAACGGTACATGGTCGTCAGAAGTCGATCGGTCTGTCGTCGTCGACGACGGAACGATCGCACCGTTCCCATCCACGACGACGATCGTCCAGCCCGGCGAGTCTATCCGGCTCGCGATCAGCGCGCCCGACGGCGCCGACGTCACCGCGGATGGACCAGGTTTCGCGAACGTGACCCTCGAGCCCGATGCGAGCGCCGGCACGCGTGCGTACGTCGCCGACGTGCGCGTCGGCTTGCGGACGGCGGGGCCGGCGCACGTCGTCTATCACATCGCCATCGCGATCGACGGATCGGATGTCGTGTCGGCGGGAACGCTTACGATCGCGTCGAGCCGCGTGGTTTATGTCGGCGAGGTCATCCCGTACTCGCCCGATCCTGAATCGGGCTACCGGCCATATGCGATGCTCTCGCCATCGCTCTACGCCGACACCGACATCGTGGTGCCCGTGCATACGCAGTTGGCTGTGACGGGCCGTTTCGGCAACTACGTTCGCGTCGCGGCCCCTGGCTTGCCGGCTCATTTCGTCGATCGTCGGTCGCTCGTCGCGCTTCCCGACGCGACGTCCGTGCCGGTCGCCGCGATCACGTCGGTCCAGCGATCGGAGGATCTTCGCGCGACGACGATCGTCATGCATTTGCAAGGCGCGCGTCCAGCATTTCGCGTGGTCGAGGAAGACGGCGCGAAAGGACGCATCGACCTTTTCGGCGCCTCACCACGCAGTTTTTCGTTCCGTTTGCCGCAGCACGCTTTTTGGGGCTACACCTCGCGGTGGTCGGGCGACGACCTTATCCTGACATTCCGCAAGCCGCCTCCGTTCGCAGAGCCGCCGCACGCGGCGTTGCGCGGTCTTCGCATCGTCGTCGATCCGGGTCACTCGCCGGACTCCGGAGCGGTCGGGCCGATCGGAACGGTCGAGCGAGACATCAACCTCGACGTGGCGTCTCGCCTCGCCGCGCGGCTGCGGGCGCTTGGCGCGGACGTGACGATGACGCGGACGACGGACGCGCCCGTGATCTTGTACGACCGGCCTGCGCTCGCCGAGCGACTCGATGCGGACGTCCTCATCAGCGTCCATCAGAACGCTCCGCCCGATGGCACCGATCCGTCAAAAGAACACGGCTACTCCGTGTACTACTTCCAGCCCCACAGTCTGGCGCTTGCGGAGTCGATCCACCAAGCGTACCACGACGAGATCGGCATCCCGGATGAAGGACTGCACTCAGGCGATCTCGCGCTCGTGCGTCCATCGGCGATGCCGGCAGTGCTGACGGAGTCGGCGTTCATCACGTGGCCCTGGGAAGAGATGATGTTGCGCGATGCATCGTTCCGCGAGAAGCTCGCGAAAGCGATGGCGGGCGGCATGGAACGCTGGGCCGAACGGATGCGCGACCTCGAATCCCGCAGATAG
- a CDS encoding peptide ABC transporter substrate-binding protein: MRSILAAAIAALIAGCSSNPSATTSGGGGVAFIPGTLRIADIEEPDTLNPYISTVITSIDLSLLWGSYFYNIDNHGQFVPEVATVVPTLANGGISKDGLTLTYHLRKGVKWQDGVPLTAKDIIFTWHAIMNEKSNVQVRTGYDKIVSIDAPDDYTVVVHMRERFAPIVAYFMGVQGGGPILPAHILSKFDDMNKVPFNAKPVGAGPFIVSDWVHGDHITLTANPNYWRGAPKLHQIIYKWISDNTTIMTQLKTGETDAWFRADPGLYPQLKDMPGHTILVSPYSIFGHIDFYNDDPILSDVRVRRAIADAIDRSRMIHDAAHDVYLPSNSDQPKFSWAYDPNLPSTKQNQPEARTLLDEAGWKVGPDGIRTKNGQRLELQFSYVTGQAIAPAIGALLSQELKAVGISVTQKGFTSATFFAAAGNGGILNTHKFQMAYFGWINGVDPDDSSLYLSSQIPPVGQNSLWWRDPKVDALEHDALTNFDQERRKRDYWAIQEEIVSQAPTVILFAEQRIDIFNSHFHNFIPSPAESATWNSWQWSME; encoded by the coding sequence ATGCGTAGCATTCTTGCGGCCGCGATCGCGGCGCTCATCGCGGGCTGCTCGAGCAATCCGTCGGCGACGACGTCGGGCGGAGGCGGCGTGGCCTTCATACCCGGCACGCTGCGCATCGCCGACATAGAAGAGCCCGACACGCTCAATCCGTACATATCGACCGTCATCACGAGCATCGACCTGAGCTTGCTCTGGGGGTCGTATTTCTACAACATCGACAACCACGGGCAGTTCGTGCCGGAAGTCGCGACCGTCGTTCCGACGTTGGCGAACGGCGGTATCAGCAAAGACGGATTGACGCTCACCTACCATCTGCGCAAGGGCGTCAAGTGGCAAGACGGCGTGCCGCTCACCGCCAAAGACATCATCTTCACGTGGCACGCGATCATGAACGAGAAGTCGAACGTGCAGGTGCGGACGGGCTACGACAAGATCGTGAGCATCGACGCGCCGGACGACTACACCGTCGTCGTCCACATGAGGGAGCGCTTCGCGCCGATCGTCGCCTATTTCATGGGCGTCCAGGGCGGCGGTCCGATCCTCCCCGCGCACATCCTGAGCAAGTTCGACGACATGAACAAAGTGCCGTTCAACGCGAAACCGGTCGGAGCCGGACCATTCATCGTGTCCGACTGGGTGCACGGCGACCACATCACGTTGACCGCGAATCCGAACTACTGGCGCGGCGCTCCGAAGCTCCATCAGATCATCTACAAATGGATATCCGACAACACGACGATCATGACGCAGCTGAAGACGGGCGAAACGGACGCGTGGTTCCGTGCCGATCCAGGCCTCTATCCGCAGCTGAAGGATATGCCTGGTCATACGATTCTCGTGTCGCCCTACAGCATCTTCGGTCACATCGACTTCTACAACGACGACCCGATCCTCAGCGACGTGCGCGTGCGCCGCGCGATAGCGGACGCCATCGACCGCAGCCGGATGATCCACGACGCGGCCCACGACGTCTACTTGCCGTCGAACAGCGATCAGCCCAAGTTCAGCTGGGCATACGATCCGAATCTGCCGTCGACGAAGCAGAACCAGCCGGAGGCCCGCACGCTGCTCGACGAAGCGGGGTGGAAGGTCGGGCCCGACGGCATCCGCACGAAGAACGGCCAGCGGCTCGAGCTGCAGTTCTCGTACGTCACGGGCCAGGCGATCGCCCCGGCCATCGGCGCGCTGCTCTCGCAGGAGCTCAAAGCCGTGGGCATCAGCGTGACCCAAAAGGGGTTCACGTCGGCGACCTTCTTCGCGGCTGCCGGCAACGGCGGCATCTTGAACACGCACAAGTTCCAGATGGCGTACTTCGGCTGGATCAACGGCGTCGATCCTGACGACTCGTCGCTCTACCTGTCATCGCAGATCCCACCGGTCGGACAGAACAGCCTCTGGTGGCGCGATCCGAAGGTCGACGCGCTCGAGCACGATGCGCTGACGAACTTCGATCAAGAACGGCGCAAGCGCGACTATTGGGCGATCCAAGAAGAGATCGTCAGCCAGGCGCCGACCGTCATACTGTTCGCCGAGCAGCGCATCGACATTTTCAACTCGCACTTCCACAACTTCATCCCGTCGCCGGCAGAATCGGCGACATGGAACTCGTGGCAGTGGTCGATGGAATAA
- a CDS encoding peptide ABC transporter substrate-binding protein — MKLSLLALLAAALAAAAGCSSRAPSSSGSSTTTAPANVLRLVTVGDIDGLNPLLRSQALGTDVDLLVYGYFFELDDKMRYVPDLATEVPSRENGGVSADGLTLTYHLRKGVKWQDGTPFTARDVVFTANAIVKSKNAISSPSGWDDITNVEAVGDYEVRFHLKKLYAPAIATYFCESGLYPVLPAHVLERYSDITRAPFDHPIGTGPFRLVRWKRGESIELVANATYWRGRPKLDGIEYFEAPSNDAAVSILNDGNADGWLRAPASLYDRLEDLRGFHVESAPTLSYTHLDLNQENRTLDDARVRKAISLAIDRDALAAKVPGAGADAAWADISPLSWAYDKGKQPKPDPARARAVLRSAGWETAPGNTLRKGRQTLAFTLSTASDSPTAQAIETLLQQELRGVGIETTIKDYPSDQLLAPFGAGGVVFAGKYDAALFSWTAGADPDDSAEYMCDQIPPKGQNDLYWCDDKLDAAERGALSTYDRTVRKRYYAVTQNELASQAATIVLYFERQASVTPADMRGFVPAPSTSNNWNSWEWSI, encoded by the coding sequence TTGAAGCTTTCGCTCCTCGCGCTGCTGGCGGCAGCATTGGCGGCTGCCGCGGGCTGTTCGTCGCGCGCGCCGTCAAGCAGCGGGTCGTCGACGACCACCGCGCCCGCGAATGTCCTGCGCCTCGTCACGGTCGGGGATATCGACGGCTTGAATCCGCTCTTGCGGTCGCAAGCGCTCGGCACCGATGTCGATCTGCTCGTCTACGGCTATTTCTTCGAGCTCGACGACAAGATGCGCTACGTGCCGGATCTCGCGACGGAAGTGCCGTCGCGAGAGAACGGCGGCGTCAGCGCGGACGGCTTGACGCTGACGTATCACTTGCGCAAGGGCGTGAAATGGCAAGACGGCACGCCGTTCACCGCGCGCGACGTCGTGTTCACCGCGAACGCGATAGTGAAATCGAAGAACGCGATCTCGTCGCCGAGCGGGTGGGATGACATAACGAACGTCGAGGCGGTCGGCGACTACGAGGTACGCTTTCACCTCAAAAAGCTTTACGCACCGGCGATAGCGACGTACTTCTGTGAGAGCGGGCTCTACCCGGTGCTACCGGCGCACGTGCTCGAGAGGTACTCGGATATCACGCGCGCGCCGTTCGATCATCCGATCGGAACGGGGCCTTTCCGGCTCGTCCGATGGAAGCGCGGCGAGAGCATCGAGCTTGTGGCGAACGCGACGTATTGGCGAGGGCGTCCGAAGCTCGACGGCATCGAATACTTCGAGGCACCTTCTAACGACGCCGCGGTGTCGATCCTGAACGACGGCAACGCCGACGGGTGGTTGCGAGCGCCGGCCTCGCTCTACGACAGGCTGGAGGACCTCCGCGGATTCCACGTCGAGTCCGCGCCCACGCTTTCGTACACGCACCTCGACCTCAACCAAGAGAACCGGACGCTCGACGATGCGCGCGTCCGTAAGGCGATCTCGCTCGCCATCGATCGCGACGCTCTCGCCGCGAAAGTCCCCGGTGCAGGCGCCGACGCCGCATGGGCGGACATCTCGCCGCTCTCGTGGGCGTACGATAAAGGAAAGCAGCCGAAGCCGGACCCGGCTCGCGCCCGCGCGGTCCTGCGTTCGGCGGGCTGGGAGACGGCGCCGGGAAATACGCTGCGCAAAGGCCGGCAGACGCTCGCATTCACGCTTTCGACGGCGTCGGATTCGCCGACCGCGCAGGCTATCGAGACGCTGCTGCAGCAGGAGCTGCGCGGCGTCGGCATCGAGACGACGATCAAGGACTACCCGAGCGATCAACTGCTCGCGCCGTTCGGAGCCGGAGGGGTCGTGTTCGCCGGCAAATACGACGCGGCGCTGTTCTCGTGGACGGCGGGCGCCGATCCGGACGATTCGGCCGAGTACATGTGCGATCAGATCCCGCCGAAGGGGCAGAACGACCTGTACTGGTGCGATGACAAGCTCGATGCAGCGGAGCGCGGAGCGTTGTCGACGTACGATCGAACCGTGCGAAAGCGTTATTACGCGGTCACCCAGAACGAACTCGCGTCGCAGGCGGCGACGATCGTGCTCTACTTCGAACGTCAAGCATCCGTGACGCCGGCGGACATGCGCGGCTTCGTGCCCGCGCCGTCGACGTCGAACAACTGGAACTCGTGGGAGTGGTCGATATGA
- a CDS encoding cupredoxin domain-containing protein: MQLFGRIVTIRSAAIAAILLATAAACASCQQHPGPTDGQMTVFITADSGSRSFNPSKFSVPMGTIVTWVNNDAVGHTVTEPGVFDSGPIPPNGGRWSWVASVAGTYTYHCLIHPDMNGTLTVTVPAQTGY, translated from the coding sequence ATGCAGCTCTTCGGCCGCATCGTGACGATTCGAAGCGCGGCCATCGCGGCGATTCTCCTAGCGACCGCCGCCGCCTGCGCATCGTGCCAGCAGCACCCCGGACCCACCGACGGCCAGATGACCGTCTTCATCACGGCTGACAGCGGTTCCCGAAGTTTCAACCCGAGCAAGTTCTCAGTGCCGATGGGTACGATCGTGACGTGGGTGAATAACGACGCGGTCGGTCACACGGTCACGGAGCCCGGCGTCTTCGATTCCGGTCCGATACCGCCGAACGGCGGCCGCTGGTCGTGGGTCGCATCGGTCGCGGGCACGTATACCTATCACTGCCTCATCCACCCCGACATGAACGGCACGCTGACCGTGACCGTTCCCGCACAGACGGGCTATTGA